One region of Mycolicibacterium insubricum genomic DNA includes:
- a CDS encoding flavin-containing monooxygenase, with product MTEHVDVVIIGAGISGISAAWHLQKECPEKSYVILERRDDLGGTWDLFRYPGIRSDSDMYTLGFGFKPWTSARGIADGGAIKNYLRETVVENGIDKHIRYGQKVLSADWSDPDNQWTISIEADGKATELNASFVMVCSGYYNYDEGYRPKFPGEENYRGTLVHPQHWPEDLDYQGKRIVVIGSGATAVTLIPALANSGAGHVTMLQRSPTFVGVLPGVDPLTQRTLKYLPTGLAHHINRLYKVGFSTAQYQLSRRFPGYMRKTLLTMAKHRLPEGYDVNRHFNPRYNPWDQRVCLDPDAALFKAIKHGDAEVVTDTIETFTEKGVKLGSGEELEADIIITATGLNMQLGGGAKVTRNGEPVNLSDSVVYKGALLSGVPNASVTVGYLNSSWTLKADLVSGYVCRLLNYMDAHGYNKVEAQVPADVQAQPFTTDFNSGYLLRAMDDLPKSGDRGPWKFRQNYLQDYKVLRMDKVDEGSLHFSRNRAPEPVTA from the coding sequence ATGACTGAACACGTTGATGTGGTGATCATCGGGGCGGGAATCTCGGGCATCAGTGCGGCCTGGCACCTGCAGAAGGAATGTCCCGAGAAGAGCTATGTGATTCTGGAGCGCCGCGACGACCTCGGCGGCACCTGGGACCTGTTCCGCTACCCGGGCATTCGCTCGGACTCCGATATGTACACCCTCGGCTTCGGCTTCAAGCCGTGGACCTCCGCCCGCGGCATCGCCGACGGTGGTGCGATCAAGAACTACCTACGTGAGACCGTCGTCGAGAACGGCATCGACAAGCACATCCGGTACGGCCAGAAGGTGCTGTCCGCGGACTGGTCGGACCCCGACAACCAGTGGACCATCAGCATCGAGGCCGACGGCAAGGCCACGGAGCTCAACGCCTCGTTCGTGATGGTCTGCTCCGGCTACTACAACTACGACGAGGGCTACCGGCCGAAGTTCCCGGGCGAGGAGAACTACCGGGGCACCCTGGTGCACCCGCAGCACTGGCCCGAGGACCTGGACTACCAGGGCAAGCGGATCGTCGTCATCGGCTCCGGCGCCACCGCCGTCACGCTGATCCCGGCGCTGGCCAACTCCGGAGCCGGCCACGTCACCATGCTGCAGCGTTCGCCGACCTTCGTCGGTGTGCTGCCGGGCGTGGACCCGCTCACCCAGCGCACCCTGAAGTACCTGCCGACCGGGCTGGCCCACCACATCAACCGCCTCTACAAAGTGGGCTTCTCCACCGCTCAGTACCAGCTGTCCCGGCGGTTCCCCGGCTACATGCGCAAGACCCTGCTGACCATGGCCAAGCACCGGCTGCCGGAGGGCTACGACGTGAACCGGCACTTCAATCCGCGGTACAACCCGTGGGATCAGCGGGTGTGCCTGGACCCCGACGCCGCGCTGTTCAAGGCCATCAAGCACGGTGACGCCGAGGTGGTCACCGACACCATCGAGACCTTCACCGAAAAGGGCGTCAAACTGGGCTCGGGTGAGGAGCTGGAAGCCGACATCATCATCACCGCGACCGGCCTGAACATGCAGCTGGGCGGCGGTGCGAAGGTGACCCGCAACGGTGAGCCGGTCAACCTGTCCGACTCCGTGGTGTACAAGGGCGCGCTGCTCTCCGGCGTGCCGAACGCCTCGGTCACCGTCGGCTACCTCAACTCGTCGTGGACGCTGAAGGCCGACCTGGTCTCCGGGTACGTCTGCCGCCTGCTCAACTACATGGACGCCCACGGCTACAACAAGGTCGAGGCGCAGGTGCCCGCCGACGTCCAGGCGCAGCCCTTCACCACGGACTTCAACTCCGGCTACCTGCTGCGGGCGATGGATGATCTGCCCAAGTCGGGAGACCGCGGACCGTGGAAGTTCCGGCAGAACTACCTGCAGGACTACAAGGTTCTGCGGATGGACAAGGTGGACGAGGGGTCGCTGCACTTCAGCCGGAATCGTGCCCCGGAGCCGGTGACCGCCTGA
- a CDS encoding TetR/AcrR family transcriptional regulator encodes MTTLDNKRARRSSRPTGDERQRAILDTAERLLRERAFTDISVDDLAKGAGLSRPTFYFYFASKDAVLLTLFEQMMSDADTIFESLVGSVELGDPLVTLRTGISAFFTAFGKHRAVTLAGAAAKTLHPEFQVVWSGFMQRWVDYTALLIEAERERGNAPTTLPAVDIAVSLNLMNERAMYGALANEPPAVADEKVVDTLAHIWFTAIYGRTP; translated from the coding sequence GTGACCACCCTCGACAACAAGCGCGCCCGGCGCTCCAGCCGACCCACCGGCGACGAGCGCCAGCGGGCCATCCTCGATACCGCGGAACGGCTGTTGCGCGAGCGGGCGTTCACCGATATCTCCGTCGATGACCTGGCAAAAGGCGCCGGGCTGTCCCGTCCCACCTTCTACTTCTATTTCGCGTCCAAGGACGCGGTGCTGCTGACCCTGTTCGAGCAGATGATGTCCGATGCCGACACCATCTTCGAATCGCTGGTCGGCTCGGTCGAGCTCGGCGATCCGCTGGTGACCCTCCGCACCGGAATCAGTGCCTTCTTCACCGCATTCGGCAAGCACCGCGCCGTCACCCTGGCCGGCGCCGCCGCCAAAACGCTGCACCCGGAGTTCCAGGTGGTCTGGTCGGGGTTCATGCAGCGCTGGGTCGACTACACCGCGCTGCTGATCGAGGCCGAACGCGAACGCGGGAACGCGCCGACGACCCTTCCGGCCGTCGATATCGCAGTGTCGCTGAACCTGATGAACGAACGTGCGATGTATGGCGCGCTGGCGAACGAGCCGCCCGCCGTGGCCGACGAGAAGGTCGTCGACACCCTCGCCCACATCTGGTTCACCGCCATCTACGGCCGCACCCCCTAA
- a CDS encoding LLM class F420-dependent oxidoreductase, with protein sequence MRFAFKTSPQNTEWADMLAVWQAADGIDVFESGWTFDHFYPIFSDPTGPCLEGWVTLAALAQATTRLRIGVMVTGIHYRHPAVLANMASALDIVSAGRLELGIGAGWNEEESGAYGIELGSIRERFDRFEEACQVLLGLLTQETTTFDGRYYQLTDARNEPKGVQKPHPPICIGGSGEKRTLPLTARYANHWNFMGGSPEEFARKRDVLAAACADIGRDPAEITLSAHVRLDADLDYAKVVDDSLALGAEGLDLAIVYLPTPHTPAVLEPLAEAIRDAG encoded by the coding sequence GTGCGCTTCGCCTTCAAGACCTCCCCGCAGAACACCGAATGGGCCGACATGCTGGCCGTCTGGCAGGCCGCCGACGGCATCGACGTCTTCGAATCCGGTTGGACCTTCGACCACTTCTATCCGATCTTCTCCGACCCCACCGGGCCGTGTCTGGAGGGCTGGGTCACTCTCGCCGCCCTGGCCCAGGCCACTACCCGGCTGCGGATCGGGGTGATGGTCACCGGCATCCACTACCGGCACCCGGCAGTGCTGGCCAATATGGCCTCGGCGCTGGACATTGTCTCCGCCGGTCGCCTCGAGCTGGGCATCGGCGCCGGCTGGAACGAGGAGGAGTCCGGCGCCTACGGCATCGAGCTCGGCTCGATCCGGGAGCGGTTCGACCGGTTCGAGGAGGCCTGCCAGGTTCTTCTCGGCCTGCTCACGCAGGAAACAACGACCTTCGATGGCCGGTACTACCAACTCACCGACGCTCGCAACGAACCCAAGGGCGTGCAGAAACCGCACCCGCCGATCTGCATCGGGGGTAGCGGCGAGAAGCGCACTCTGCCGCTGACCGCGCGCTACGCCAATCACTGGAATTTCATGGGCGGCAGCCCGGAAGAGTTCGCCCGCAAACGCGACGTGCTGGCGGCCGCCTGCGCCGACATCGGCCGCGACCCAGCCGAGATCACCCTCAGCGCCCACGTGCGCCTGGACGCGGACCTCGACTACGCCAAGGTGGTCGACGATTCCCTGGCGCTGGGCGCCGAGGGTCTCGACCTGGCCATCGTCTACCTCCCCACCCCGCACACGCCGGCCGTGCTGGAGCCTCTGGCCGAGGCCATCCGCGACGCCGGGTAG
- the eccCa gene encoding type VII secretion protein EccCa: protein MSKRGYVRPQRIPPPVLPPARVAVAAPLALPEREPRNILLMIAIPALLVGIIGTLVVMYASGVRSLQSGFFPMIGLVGFGAMMFSGRLGRGRRIGWGELERQRRGYLRQLDDDRDEIQRAADQQRRGQQFVHADPRTLDAVIGSPRMWERRPADPDFLDVRIGIGIQQAADSAVSLQWPEVPVGEELEPVTGGALRDFILEQSRIRDIGKVLSLRSRPGFSVIGDDAAQRRAVARAALCSVAAYHSPAEVKILLVTRHPEHWAWLLWLPHNQHDTRFDACGPRRLVFASPGELEEELDAELHHKSRGPWSPPSTASPVSMPSPMARGTDRPRPHWLIVDDAVTAPDAWEGVTGRMGMSGITVLRLAARPGVGVGFSCDDERFELHDGVLRHGGSFYAKPDELSESTAARYARALARWTPLGAGEQAETPGQGAELLRALGITDPRRLDIDRLWAQRRGRADPLWATVPVGVKPGGELQNISLRAKDFGGYGFHSVVIGTSGSGKSEYFLALCNGIALTHSPETFNIIFVDMKFESAAQDLAGLPHVAGSLSNLGKDDRHLAERMRKAVNGEIARRYRLFKQAGARDANEYEEMRLAGRDLEPVPILLVIIDEYLELFHHHPDWIDLVIHIGQEGRGCNVFFTLGGQRLDLSSLSKAKSNIAFRVALRAETAEDSRDVIGSDAALHLPSQDNGYALLKVGPRELEQFRCFYVSTPFVVPKADCGPATVDLSLDRPRALTWQHQPLSEADAAALAAVDVEPEPDEFLYHDDGFKRMKLLEVIRDALVAHPARAPHRIWLPPLEAPETADRLVQAWRGKPWQQDYGDNPGLVFPAGIEDLPEDHTQRVHVVDAAMDNVMVVGTTQRGKSTALMTLMTTAALMYRPERITFYGIGSALFPAEELPHVAAVVSMTDAEGVARTLATLEALRDAREAAFKAFQIDIAEFRDRRFGRDADSRGTDPDDHFGDVFLVVDNFGDLYEKDMATGDRVIALARQGLSYGIHVMSSAGGWLVGQRQALINISNARIQLRLSNPDETQMGTGIDHRRAARRVPDRPGFGVTAGGHELLMGLPEILDAGGNRLSTRDTGRAIAELTGVARVDTLARLPQRIALSSVLTAFDATPGAADPLNLPFALGERALAPVVLPAAVLPNLLIVGRQGCGKTTALAAIGQAAMSRLTPDQLHITIIDPKTSLIGRVQGPHVTGYAYTADDIDEALAGLAAELTLRLPPSGLSQEELLNRKPWTGPHHLVLIDDEQELRAAGVVLGKAAASAPLWPLIERSREIGLHVVAARLPGNWAAAAVMNPLVARLTSSRAPTLFMDNDPTTVKVFGRISAQQLPPGRGQLVTVEGEIEGVLVGRPD from the coding sequence GTGTCGAAGCGCGGATACGTTCGTCCGCAACGGATTCCACCGCCGGTTCTGCCTCCGGCGCGGGTGGCCGTCGCCGCGCCGCTGGCCCTGCCGGAGCGGGAACCCCGAAACATCCTGCTGATGATTGCCATCCCGGCGCTGCTGGTCGGCATCATCGGGACCCTGGTGGTGATGTACGCCTCCGGCGTGCGATCGCTGCAGTCGGGCTTCTTCCCGATGATCGGTCTCGTCGGATTCGGCGCCATGATGTTCAGCGGCCGGCTGGGCCGCGGTCGCCGGATCGGCTGGGGAGAACTGGAGCGGCAGCGCCGCGGATACCTGCGCCAGCTCGACGATGACCGCGACGAGATCCAGCGCGCGGCCGACCAGCAGCGGCGCGGTCAGCAGTTCGTCCACGCCGACCCGCGCACACTCGACGCGGTCATCGGCAGTCCGCGGATGTGGGAGCGGCGCCCGGCCGACCCCGACTTCCTGGACGTACGCATCGGCATCGGGATCCAGCAGGCCGCGGACTCCGCGGTATCGCTGCAATGGCCCGAGGTGCCCGTCGGCGAAGAACTCGAACCGGTCACCGGCGGCGCGCTGCGCGATTTCATCCTGGAGCAGAGCAGGATTCGCGACATCGGCAAGGTGCTCAGCCTGCGGTCGCGGCCCGGATTCTCGGTGATCGGCGACGATGCGGCGCAGCGGCGCGCGGTTGCCCGGGCCGCGCTGTGCTCGGTGGCCGCCTACCACAGTCCGGCCGAGGTGAAGATCCTGCTGGTCACCCGGCACCCCGAGCACTGGGCGTGGCTACTGTGGCTGCCGCACAACCAACACGACACCCGCTTCGACGCCTGCGGACCCCGGCGGCTGGTGTTCGCCTCACCGGGTGAACTGGAGGAGGAGCTCGACGCCGAACTGCACCACAAGAGCCGCGGTCCGTGGAGCCCGCCGAGTACCGCCAGTCCGGTGTCGATGCCCTCGCCGATGGCCCGGGGAACCGACCGCCCGCGCCCGCACTGGCTGATCGTCGACGACGCCGTCACCGCCCCGGACGCTTGGGAGGGGGTGACCGGCCGGATGGGCATGTCCGGCATCACCGTGCTGCGACTGGCCGCGCGGCCCGGCGTCGGCGTCGGATTCTCCTGCGACGACGAGCGATTCGAGCTGCACGACGGTGTGCTGCGGCACGGCGGATCGTTCTACGCCAAGCCCGACGAGCTGTCGGAGTCGACGGCCGCCCGGTATGCGCGCGCGTTGGCGCGCTGGACGCCACTGGGTGCCGGCGAACAGGCGGAGACGCCGGGCCAGGGCGCGGAGCTGCTGCGGGCCCTCGGTATCACCGACCCGCGCCGGCTCGACATCGACCGACTGTGGGCGCAGCGGCGCGGCCGCGCCGACCCGCTGTGGGCGACCGTTCCGGTCGGGGTGAAACCGGGCGGCGAGCTGCAGAACATCTCGTTGCGGGCCAAGGACTTCGGCGGATACGGCTTCCACTCGGTGGTGATCGGCACGTCGGGATCCGGGAAGTCGGAATACTTCCTGGCGCTGTGCAACGGGATCGCACTCACCCATTCGCCGGAGACGTTCAACATCATCTTCGTCGACATGAAGTTCGAATCCGCCGCCCAGGACCTGGCCGGGCTGCCGCACGTGGCCGGTTCGCTGTCGAACCTGGGTAAGGACGACCGGCATCTGGCCGAGCGGATGCGCAAGGCCGTCAACGGTGAAATCGCCCGTCGTTACCGATTGTTCAAACAGGCCGGAGCACGGGACGCCAACGAGTACGAGGAGATGCGGCTGGCCGGCCGGGATCTGGAGCCGGTGCCGATCCTGCTGGTGATCATCGACGAATACCTGGAGCTGTTTCATCACCACCCGGACTGGATCGACCTGGTGATCCACATCGGCCAGGAGGGCCGCGGCTGCAACGTCTTCTTCACCCTCGGCGGGCAACGCCTGGACCTTTCCTCGCTGAGTAAGGCCAAGAGCAACATCGCCTTTCGGGTCGCCCTGCGCGCCGAGACGGCCGAGGACTCCCGCGATGTGATCGGCAGCGACGCCGCGCTGCACCTGCCGTCGCAGGACAACGGGTACGCGTTGCTCAAGGTCGGTCCCCGGGAGCTCGAACAGTTCCGCTGCTTCTACGTGTCGACGCCGTTCGTCGTGCCCAAGGCCGACTGCGGCCCCGCCACGGTCGACCTGTCCCTCGACCGTCCACGGGCGCTGACCTGGCAGCACCAGCCACTGTCGGAGGCGGACGCCGCCGCACTGGCTGCCGTCGACGTCGAACCCGAACCCGATGAATTCCTGTACCACGACGACGGTTTCAAGCGGATGAAGCTGCTCGAGGTGATCCGCGACGCCCTCGTCGCGCATCCGGCCCGGGCGCCCCACCGGATCTGGCTGCCGCCACTGGAAGCACCCGAAACCGCCGACCGGCTGGTTCAGGCATGGCGGGGCAAACCGTGGCAGCAGGACTACGGCGACAACCCGGGACTGGTGTTCCCGGCCGGCATCGAGGATCTGCCCGAGGATCACACCCAGCGGGTGCACGTCGTCGACGCGGCGATGGACAACGTGATGGTGGTCGGCACCACCCAGCGCGGAAAGTCCACCGCCCTGATGACCCTGATGACCACCGCGGCGCTGATGTACCGACCCGAACGGATCACCTTCTACGGCATCGGCTCGGCGCTGTTCCCGGCCGAGGAGCTGCCGCACGTGGCGGCGGTGGTGTCGATGACCGACGCCGAGGGCGTGGCGCGGACCCTGGCAACCCTGGAGGCGCTGCGAGACGCGCGGGAGGCGGCGTTCAAGGCGTTCCAGATCGACATCGCCGAGTTCCGAGACCGGCGTTTCGGGCGGGACGCCGACAGTCGGGGCACCGATCCCGATGACCACTTCGGCGACGTGTTCCTGGTGGTCGACAACTTCGGCGACCTCTACGAGAAGGACATGGCAACCGGGGACCGGGTGATCGCCCTGGCCCGCCAGGGCCTGTCCTACGGCATTCACGTGATGAGTAGCGCCGGCGGTTGGCTGGTCGGGCAACGTCAGGCGCTGATCAACATCTCCAACGCCCGGATCCAGCTGCGGCTGAGCAATCCCGACGAGACCCAGATGGGGACGGGGATCGACCACCGGCGCGCCGCCCGACGGGTACCGGACCGGCCCGGATTCGGTGTCACCGCGGGCGGGCACGAGTTGCTGATGGGCCTGCCGGAGATCCTCGACGCCGGCGGCAACCGGCTCTCCACCCGCGACACCGGCCGGGCGATCGCCGAGTTGACCGGGGTGGCGCGGGTCGACACCCTGGCCCGGCTGCCGCAGCGGATCGCCCTGTCGTCGGTGCTGACGGCGTTCGACGCGACCCCGGGCGCCGCGGACCCGCTGAACCTCCCGTTCGCGCTGGGGGAGCGGGCGCTGGCGCCGGTGGTGCTGCCGGCCGCGGTGCTGCCCAACCTGCTGATCGTCGGGCGCCAGGGCTGTGGCAAGACCACCGCGCTGGCGGCGATCGGCCAGGCGGCGATGTCCCGGCTGACCCCCGACCAGCTGCACATCACCATCATCGACCCCAAGACCAGCCTGATCGGCCGGGTCCAGGGGCCGCACGTCACCGGCTACGCGTACACCGCCGACGACATCGACGAGGCGCTGGCCGGACTGGCCGCGGAACTGACGCTGCGGCTGCCGCCGTCGGGCCTGAGCCAGGAGGAACTGCTGAACCGCAAACCCTGGACGGGACCGCACCACCTGGTGCTCATCGACGACGAACAGGAACTGCGGGCCGCCGGAGTGGTGCTGGGCAAGGCCGCCGCCAGCGCGCCGCTGTGGCCGTTGATCGAACGCAGCCGAGAGATCGGGCTGCACGTGGTGGCGGCCCGGCTGCCCGGCAACTGGGCCGCGGCGGCGGTGATGAATCCGTTGGTCGCCCGGTTGACCAGCTCGCGGGCGCCGACGCTGTTCATGGACAACGACCCCACCACGGTGAAGGTGTTCGGCCGGATCAGCGCCCAGCAGCTGCCGCCCGGCCGGGGCCAGCTGGTGACCGTCGAGGGGGAGATCGAGGGCGTGCTGGTCGGGCGGCCGGACTGA
- the eccB gene encoding type VII secretion protein EccB, producing the protein MPLNLSNRDQNSGHLFYNRRLRAAITRFSVRMKHDDRKQQAALALGMLFVLIGVGWMALLHVLKPAGLVGEASIVGDRRTGAVYARIDGRLHPALNLTSARLATGSSEAPTWVSASEIARHPTGPMIGIPGAPEELAVTRGNSAWTLCDTAPGHGSAIRVTAIAGTPTTGGRADELAPDRAILVSHAGATHVVWNGQRSRIDPTDRTLTFNLGLDPGVTRPIPISTALYDALPATEPLIVPVVPGAGTPSRWLDGTPVGTVLATHDAGGTPSGYHVLLADGVQSVSRFVADLLRTAVHQGSTAPQPISPDRLIGLPAVDALAVDYYPDRRLEFVDTATNPVTCVSWAKLATDRRSVTRVLSGRGLPIPQSQDPRLVSLVREDRRPDSVEADQTLVLPGAANLVASTSAAPETETRESLFWISPQGVRFGIDWDEATLSALGIDAGDVVQAPWPLLRTFAAGPAVTRPAALAARDAIGGG; encoded by the coding sequence ATGCCGCTGAACCTCTCCAACCGAGACCAGAACTCCGGACACCTGTTCTACAACCGGCGGTTGCGCGCCGCCATCACCCGGTTCTCCGTCCGGATGAAGCACGACGACCGCAAGCAACAGGCCGCCCTGGCACTGGGCATGTTGTTCGTGCTGATCGGCGTGGGCTGGATGGCGCTGCTGCACGTCCTCAAACCGGCGGGGCTGGTGGGGGAGGCCAGCATCGTCGGAGACCGCCGGACCGGAGCGGTCTACGCGCGTATCGACGGGCGGCTGCATCCCGCGCTCAACCTCACCTCGGCGCGGCTGGCCACCGGCAGCTCGGAGGCGCCCACCTGGGTCAGCGCCTCGGAAATCGCCCGCCACCCGACCGGCCCGATGATCGGAATCCCCGGTGCCCCCGAGGAACTCGCCGTCACCCGCGGAAACTCGGCGTGGACGCTGTGCGACACCGCACCGGGTCATGGCTCGGCGATCCGGGTGACCGCCATCGCGGGCACCCCGACCACCGGCGGCCGTGCCGACGAGCTGGCCCCCGACCGCGCCATCCTGGTCAGCCACGCGGGAGCCACCCACGTCGTCTGGAACGGGCAGCGGTCCCGGATCGACCCGACGGACCGAACCCTGACGTTCAACCTGGGGCTCGACCCGGGGGTAACCCGGCCCATCCCGATCTCCACCGCGCTCTACGACGCGCTGCCGGCGACCGAGCCGCTGATCGTGCCCGTCGTGCCGGGCGCGGGCACCCCGTCGCGGTGGTTGGACGGCACCCCGGTCGGTACTGTCCTGGCCACCCACGACGCCGGCGGCACCCCGTCGGGCTACCACGTGCTGCTGGCCGACGGGGTCCAGTCGGTCAGCCGATTCGTCGCCGACCTGTTGCGCACCGCCGTGCACCAGGGCAGCACCGCGCCGCAGCCGATCTCGCCGGACAGGTTGATCGGGCTGCCCGCCGTCGACGCACTCGCGGTCGACTACTACCCGGATCGACGCCTGGAGTTCGTCGACACCGCCACCAACCCGGTCACCTGCGTGTCCTGGGCGAAGCTGGCCACCGACCGCCGGTCGGTCACCCGGGTGCTGTCCGGGCGGGGATTGCCGATCCCGCAGTCCCAGGACCCGCGACTGGTGTCGCTGGTACGTGAGGACCGGCGACCCGACTCGGTGGAGGCGGACCAGACCCTGGTGCTGCCGGGTGCGGCGAACCTGGTGGCCAGCACCAGTGCCGCACCGGAGACCGAGACTCGGGAGAGCCTGTTCTGGATCTCCCCGCAGGGGGTCCGGTTCGGCATCGACTGGGATGAGGCGACGCTCTCGGCGCTGGGTATCGACGCCGGCGACGTCGTGCAGGCACCCTGGCCGTTGTTGCGCACCTTCGCCGCGGGACCGGCCGTCACCCGGCCGGCGGCATTGGCCGCCCGGGACGCGATCGGCGGCGGCTGA
- a CDS encoding DUF2710 family protein, producing the protein MTVNDPGEDRALVEAVLADLTAAADRWEALVSEAEHITYTADLGDVRAVVNADGRLLELVLGAHTVTEYTHDELADRINSVFAALRDEAYADNLARYGSELQ; encoded by the coding sequence GTGACGGTCAACGACCCCGGCGAGGACCGGGCCCTGGTCGAGGCGGTACTGGCCGACCTGACCGCGGCCGCCGACCGCTGGGAGGCCCTGGTCAGCGAGGCCGAGCACATCACCTACACCGCCGACCTCGGCGACGTACGCGCCGTCGTCAACGCCGACGGCCGGTTACTCGAACTGGTCCTGGGCGCCCACACGGTCACCGAATACACCCACGACGAACTCGCCGACCGGATCAACAGCGTCTTCGCGGCACTCCGCGACGAGGCATACGCCGACAACCTGGCCCGCTACGGCAGCGAACTGCAATGA
- a CDS encoding DUF2694 family protein — translation MIGPDPAFDAPHPSGHILFRSTRGGYLDSVILTEGALRTDAASLAEAITRAGQVSHLMAVLAVREEITAAGHTPSDELPTPAHLATAREHLLEHRLKRAERRG, via the coding sequence GTGATCGGACCGGATCCGGCGTTCGACGCCCCCCATCCCAGCGGACACATCCTGTTCCGCAGCACCCGGGGCGGCTACCTGGACAGCGTCATCCTGACCGAGGGTGCGCTGCGCACCGATGCGGCCAGCCTGGCGGAGGCCATCACCCGGGCCGGGCAGGTCTCGCACCTGATGGCGGTGCTGGCGGTTCGCGAGGAGATCACCGCGGCCGGCCACACCCCGTCCGACGAACTACCGACCCCGGCCCACCTGGCGACCGCCCGGGAACACCTGCTGGAGCATCGGCTCAAACGCGCCGAGCGCCGGGGGTAG
- a CDS encoding ESX-1 secretion-associated protein, translating into MADNIDVDPAQLRGLAARHDEAADQLRAVPEKHGDIQCSIDSLGPIFGEFREAARDLLEQRRKCYLAQADEHHQLAQHLHEAANLWERNEADGAARLRALLEDRP; encoded by the coding sequence TCCCGCCCAATTGCGCGGTCTGGCCGCCCGGCACGACGAGGCCGCCGATCAGCTGCGCGCAGTGCCGGAAAAGCACGGCGACATCCAGTGCAGCATCGACTCCCTCGGCCCCATCTTCGGTGAGTTCCGGGAAGCGGCCCGGGACCTGTTGGAGCAGCGCAGAAAGTGCTATCTGGCCCAGGCCGACGAGCACCATCAACTCGCCCAGCATCTGCACGAGGCGGCCAACCTCTGGGAACGCAACGAGGCCGACGGCGCGGCCCGGCTGCGCGCGCTGCTCGAGGACCGGCCGTGA